One Maribacter dokdonensis DSW-8 genomic region harbors:
- a CDS encoding thioredoxin family protein has product MSKFGELIDLKVPVLLDFYAEWNEQSTAMHPVLRDVAAALGDRGKVIKIDVDKNKELSQALRVKGLPTLMIYKKGEMVWRQSGEQDANTLIGILKEYV; this is encoded by the coding sequence ATGTCCAAATTTGGTGAACTAATAGATTTAAAGGTACCCGTTCTTCTGGATTTTTATGCAGAGTGGAACGAACAGTCAACTGCAATGCACCCTGTGCTTAGAGATGTAGCTGCGGCTTTAGGTGATAGAGGTAAGGTTATAAAAATCGATGTGGACAAGAACAAAGAACTTTCACAGGCCTTACGGGTTAAAGGTTTGCCTACGCTAATGATCTACAAGAAAGGCGAAATGGTTTGGCGCCAAAGCGGTGAGCAAGACGCTAACACTTTAATTGGTATTCTCAAAGAATACGTGTAA
- a CDS encoding metallophosphoesterase — protein MIRWLIFVLAYIALSFYVLQALRTISKQPWWSWLYIAVSLAVMLNFIYQFTAGEETGRVLSIPKSYAFGFLLTMLTFNIITILFLFSEDIYRLISGLYQKLYGAEKQFGLPARRRFLSLLALGIAAVPFGALLYGMYKGKYNFKVLKYNLEFDDLPDSFDGYQITQISDIHSGSFDDRKKIEYAVDLINQQKSDVLLFTGDMVNNMTSEMEPWADLFSTLDAKDGKFSVLGNHDYGDYIPWETEELKSKNLEDLKALQKQMGFDLLLNEHRYLKKGEDKIALVGVENWGKGGFKKAGDLKKAASQINENDFKILMSHDPSHWEMEVIKDAYHYHLTLSGHTHGMQFGIEIPGWIKWSPVKWRYPYWAGIYKEMGQFLNVNRGFGFLGYPGRVGIWPEITVITLRKKALT, from the coding sequence ATGATTCGTTGGCTTATTTTCGTTTTGGCATACATTGCTTTAAGTTTTTATGTACTTCAGGCGTTAAGAACCATTTCAAAACAGCCTTGGTGGTCTTGGCTTTATATAGCAGTTTCACTAGCTGTGATGTTGAATTTTATATATCAATTTACTGCTGGTGAAGAAACGGGGCGTGTTTTAAGTATACCTAAAAGTTATGCCTTTGGGTTTTTGTTGACCATGCTAACCTTCAATATTATTACTATTCTATTTTTGTTTTCAGAGGATATTTATCGGCTTATTTCGGGTTTATATCAAAAATTATATGGGGCGGAAAAACAATTTGGCTTGCCTGCACGTAGGCGATTTTTAAGTTTGTTGGCTTTGGGGATCGCAGCTGTGCCCTTTGGTGCTCTTTTGTACGGTATGTACAAGGGTAAATACAATTTTAAGGTATTGAAGTATAATTTAGAATTTGATGATCTTCCAGATAGTTTTGATGGGTACCAGATTACCCAAATATCTGACATACATAGTGGAAGTTTTGATGATAGAAAAAAAATTGAATATGCTGTAGACTTGATCAATCAGCAAAAAAGTGATGTATTGCTTTTTACTGGAGATATGGTGAACAATATGACCTCTGAAATGGAACCCTGGGCGGATTTGTTTAGCACGCTAGATGCTAAAGACGGAAAGTTCTCTGTGTTGGGAAATCATGATTATGGAGATTATATACCTTGGGAAACGGAAGAGTTGAAGAGTAAGAATTTAGAGGATCTTAAAGCTTTGCAGAAGCAAATGGGATTTGACCTTTTGCTCAATGAACATAGGTATCTTAAAAAAGGAGAGGATAAGATTGCTTTAGTAGGTGTGGAGAATTGGGGAAAAGGCGGATTCAAGAAAGCCGGAGATTTAAAAAAAGCAGCTTCACAGATCAATGAAAATGATTTTAAAATATTAATGAGCCATGATCCTTCACATTGGGAAATGGAGGTTATTAAAGATGCTTACCACTATCATTTAACGTTAAGCGGCCATACTCACGGTATGCAATTTGGGATTGAAATACCGGGGTGGATCAAATGGAGTCCGGTGAAATGGAGATACCCATATTGGGCAGGTATTTATAAAGAGATGGGGCAATTCCTGAATGTGAACAGAGGATTTGGTTTTTTAGGATATCCTGGTAGAGTTGGAATTTGGCCAGAGATTACGGTGATAACTTTGAGAAAAAAGGCATTAACATGA
- a CDS encoding copper homeostasis protein CutC, with protein MIVEVCANSLESAMVAERAGADRIELCTELAVGGLTPSFGLLKAVREQVSIPVHVLIRPRSGDFTYSDEELHIMISDIELCAELGFDGVVSGVLLNNFTLDIDRTHKLKLAAGSMHFTFHRAIDWVKNPKEALLELERMQVNTILSSGQQRSAIGGIDFLVDLKAQNTAIEIMPGSGVNAGNVQIFREQGFKAVHLSGTAMKKMLPSKPLISMNSEGFLSDDHIAVTQFENIKTVVSKVK; from the coding sequence ATGATAGTAGAAGTTTGTGCAAATTCTTTAGAATCTGCCATGGTAGCAGAACGTGCTGGGGCAGACCGTATTGAGTTATGTACAGAGTTGGCGGTAGGTGGATTAACACCTTCTTTTGGATTGTTAAAAGCGGTTAGGGAACAGGTTTCTATTCCCGTCCATGTATTGATAAGGCCTAGAAGTGGAGATTTTACCTATTCTGATGAAGAGTTGCATATAATGATTTCGGATATTGAACTTTGTGCAGAATTAGGTTTTGATGGTGTTGTGTCTGGAGTGCTTTTGAATAATTTCACCTTGGATATTGATCGTACCCATAAACTTAAATTGGCGGCCGGTAGTATGCACTTTACATTCCACAGGGCCATTGATTGGGTTAAGAACCCGAAGGAAGCATTGTTGGAACTGGAAAGAATGCAAGTGAATACCATTTTGTCATCGGGTCAACAGCGTTCAGCTATAGGCGGAATAGACTTTTTGGTGGATCTAAAGGCTCAAAATACGGCAATTGAAATAATGCCAGGTTCGGGCGTAAATGCTGGCAACGTTCAAATCTTTAGGGAGCAGGGTTTTAAGGCAGTACATTTATCGGGTACCGCTATGAAAAAAATGTTGCCATCAAAACCATTGATTTCCATGAATTCTGAGGGTTTTTTGAGTGATGACCATATTGCCGTTACTCAATTTGAGAATATTAAGACTGTGGTGTCCAAGGTTAAATAA
- a CDS encoding isoaspartyl peptidase/L-asparaginase family protein translates to MKRRKFLRNSSTVAAGIVSAPILSSYKEIPAVGTTDNTPVLPIAICTWNFGNATAKAWEVLEKGGNALDAVHQGVMVEENDLSNSTVGNGGRPDRDGNVTLDACIMDKDGNCGAVLAMQNIANPISVARKVMEETPHVMLAGKGAEQFAYEQGFEKTNLLTEKSKQAWEEWKKTSQYKPIINIENHDTIGMLAIDADGDIAGACTTSGMAYKMAGRVGDSPIIGAGLFVDNEVGGATATGVGEEVVRTVGSFLIVELMRQGKSPQEACEEGVKRIIAKNKDKQDFQIGFIAINKKGETGGYCIHPGFTYRTYTKEGHVNNPSDSYLKS, encoded by the coding sequence ATGAAAAGAAGAAAGTTTCTAAGAAATTCAAGTACAGTTGCCGCCGGTATCGTTTCTGCACCTATATTATCATCGTACAAAGAAATCCCTGCAGTAGGTACAACAGACAATACACCAGTGCTACCTATTGCTATTTGTACATGGAATTTTGGAAACGCCACCGCCAAAGCATGGGAAGTTCTTGAAAAAGGAGGCAACGCTCTTGATGCAGTTCACCAAGGAGTTATGGTCGAAGAAAACGATTTAAGCAATAGTACCGTAGGTAATGGCGGAAGACCGGATAGGGATGGTAATGTTACCCTAGACGCTTGTATTATGGACAAAGATGGAAACTGTGGGGCAGTATTGGCTATGCAGAACATTGCAAACCCAATTTCAGTGGCCAGAAAAGTAATGGAAGAAACGCCTCATGTAATGCTTGCCGGCAAAGGTGCTGAGCAATTTGCATACGAGCAAGGTTTTGAAAAGACAAATCTTTTAACTGAAAAATCCAAACAAGCATGGGAAGAATGGAAAAAAACATCGCAGTACAAACCAATAATAAATATTGAAAATCATGATACCATAGGCATGTTGGCCATTGATGCCGATGGAGACATTGCAGGTGCATGTACCACAAGCGGAATGGCATATAAAATGGCAGGCAGAGTTGGCGACTCCCCTATTATTGGCGCTGGACTTTTCGTAGATAACGAAGTTGGCGGAGCAACAGCAACAGGCGTTGGCGAAGAAGTGGTAAGAACCGTTGGTAGTTTTCTGATCGTAGAATTAATGCGCCAAGGAAAATCGCCACAAGAGGCATGCGAAGAAGGCGTAAAAAGAATTATTGCAAAAAATAAGGACAAGCAAGACTTTCAAATAGGCTTTATCGCCATCAATAAAAAAGGAGAAACTGGCGGATATTGTATTCACCCAGGGTTTACCTATAGAACATATACCAAAGAAGGTCATGTAAATAATCCTTCAGATAGTTATTTAAAAAGTTAA
- the polA gene encoding DNA polymerase I codes for MADQKRLFLLDAYALIFRGYYALIKNPRINSQGMDTSAIMGFMNSLFDVIRREKPDHLAVCFDKGGSVERTEMFAEYKANRDETPDAIRIAVPYIQDILKAMHIPCVVLEGWEADDIIGTLSKQAEKEDYKVFMVTPDKDFGQLVSENIFMYRPARMGNGIEIWGIPEIQKRFGVERPEQVIDYLGMMGDASDNIPGLPGVGDKTAKKFIAQFGSMENLLANTDQLKGKMKEKVEANKELGLLSKKLATICIDCDVTFNAKDYELSVPDFEKVQEIFEQLEFRRLKDQFIKIFSEETEETVTQVTSTATAKKEKQDAGSGQFSLFGGSADAGATVKDFSSRKTIADVAHSYQSVAPGMAMKLFLKNLMQQTSVCFDTETTGLDPLTAELVGIAFSWEATKGFYIPFTDNKEEAQALLEELRPFFEAEEIEKIGQNLKYDIKVLDKYNIDVKGPLFDTMLAHYLINPDMRHNMDVLAETYLNYTPVSITELIGKKGKNQLSMRDVPLAKQTEYAVEDADITFQLAQHFRPELKEANTEKLFQDIEIPLLRVLADMELEGINLDKEFLNSLSEDLNNDISNLEKKIYEVAGEEFNIGSPKQLGEILFDKLKLVDKPKKTKTGQYSTAEDVLSFLAKDHEIVKNVLDYRGLAKLKSTYVDALPEQVEPSTGRVHTDYMQTVAATGRLSSNNPNLQNIPIRTERGRQVRKAFVPRDENYTLLAADYSQIELRIIAALSEETTMIEAFKHGEDIHASTASKVFNVPLDEVTREQRSNAKTVNFGIIYGVSAFGLSNQTDLSRKEAKELIDTYYKTYPKLRNYMSEQVDFARENGYVSTVLGRRRYLKDINGSNAIVRGAAERNAVNAPIQGSAADIIKIAMINIHKKLEEGNYKSKMLLQVHDELVFDIYKPELEELQTLIKSEMENAYKIAVPLDVEVGLGDNWLVAH; via the coding sequence ATGGCAGATCAAAAAAGACTCTTTTTGCTAGATGCATACGCACTTATATTTCGTGGTTACTATGCGCTTATAAAAAACCCAAGAATAAACTCTCAAGGCATGGACACCTCTGCCATTATGGGTTTCATGAATTCCTTATTCGATGTTATTCGCCGTGAAAAACCCGATCATTTAGCCGTTTGCTTCGATAAAGGCGGTAGTGTTGAAAGAACTGAGATGTTTGCCGAGTATAAGGCAAACAGAGATGAAACCCCAGACGCCATTAGGATAGCGGTACCCTATATACAAGATATACTAAAGGCTATGCACATACCTTGTGTGGTTTTGGAAGGCTGGGAAGCAGATGACATTATAGGCACATTATCCAAACAAGCCGAAAAGGAAGACTACAAAGTGTTTATGGTCACGCCAGATAAGGACTTCGGGCAATTGGTTTCCGAAAACATATTTATGTACCGCCCTGCCAGAATGGGTAACGGTATTGAAATTTGGGGAATTCCGGAAATTCAAAAACGTTTTGGTGTAGAAAGACCGGAGCAGGTAATAGATTACTTAGGTATGATGGGCGATGCCAGTGATAACATACCCGGATTACCAGGTGTGGGAGATAAAACTGCAAAAAAATTCATTGCCCAATTTGGATCTATGGAAAATCTATTGGCGAATACCGATCAGTTGAAAGGTAAGATGAAGGAAAAAGTAGAAGCAAACAAAGAATTGGGTTTACTTTCTAAAAAATTAGCCACCATATGCATTGATTGCGACGTTACTTTCAACGCTAAGGACTATGAACTTTCAGTACCGGATTTTGAGAAGGTACAAGAGATATTTGAACAATTGGAATTTAGAAGATTAAAGGATCAATTCATTAAAATATTCTCTGAAGAAACAGAAGAAACCGTTACACAGGTTACCAGCACAGCAACTGCTAAAAAAGAAAAACAAGATGCGGGGTCAGGGCAATTCTCCTTATTTGGGGGTTCTGCAGATGCCGGAGCAACCGTAAAAGACTTTTCTAGTAGAAAAACCATTGCAGATGTAGCACACTCATACCAAAGTGTAGCTCCTGGTATGGCCATGAAGCTTTTCTTAAAAAATTTAATGCAGCAAACTTCAGTTTGTTTTGATACCGAGACTACAGGTTTAGACCCATTGACCGCTGAATTGGTAGGAATTGCTTTTTCTTGGGAAGCAACCAAAGGTTTTTACATTCCTTTTACGGATAACAAAGAAGAAGCACAGGCACTTTTGGAAGAGTTACGCCCTTTCTTTGAAGCCGAAGAAATTGAAAAAATAGGTCAGAATTTAAAGTATGATATTAAGGTATTGGATAAATACAATATTGATGTCAAAGGACCTTTATTCGATACCATGTTGGCCCACTATCTAATTAATCCGGATATGCGTCATAATATGGATGTTCTGGCAGAGACCTATTTAAATTACACTCCAGTATCCATTACTGAACTTATTGGCAAAAAAGGCAAGAATCAATTGAGTATGCGCGATGTTCCGTTAGCAAAACAAACGGAATATGCAGTAGAAGATGCAGATATTACCTTTCAACTTGCACAACATTTTAGACCAGAACTAAAAGAGGCAAATACAGAAAAATTATTTCAAGATATTGAGATTCCCCTACTACGTGTACTAGCGGATATGGAGCTAGAAGGAATCAATTTAGACAAGGAATTCTTGAATTCACTCTCCGAAGACTTGAATAATGACATTTCTAACCTAGAGAAGAAAATTTATGAAGTTGCCGGTGAAGAATTTAATATAGGGTCTCCAAAGCAATTAGGTGAAATATTATTTGACAAATTAAAACTGGTAGACAAACCTAAAAAAACCAAAACAGGTCAATATTCTACCGCGGAAGATGTATTATCCTTTTTGGCTAAAGACCATGAAATTGTAAAAAATGTATTGGATTACAGAGGTCTTGCCAAATTAAAAAGCACCTATGTAGATGCATTGCCAGAACAGGTTGAGCCTTCTACAGGAAGAGTGCATACCGATTATATGCAAACCGTTGCAGCTACCGGAAGGTTAAGTAGCAACAACCCTAATTTACAAAACATTCCAATTAGAACAGAGCGTGGAAGACAAGTAAGAAAAGCTTTTGTGCCAAGAGATGAGAACTACACATTGTTAGCGGCAGATTATTCACAAATAGAATTACGTATAATTGCAGCCTTGAGTGAAGAGACTACCATGATAGAGGCTTTCAAACATGGAGAGGATATTCATGCTTCTACAGCATCTAAGGTATTTAATGTACCATTGGATGAAGTTACACGAGAACAACGTAGCAATGCCAAGACGGTAAACTTTGGTATCATCTATGGCGTATCTGCATTCGGATTAAGTAACCAAACGGACTTATCAAGGAAAGAAGCAAAAGAATTGATAGACACCTACTACAAGACTTATCCAAAGCTAAGAAACTACATGAGCGAGCAGGTAGATTTTGCACGTGAGAACGGCTATGTCTCTACGGTGTTGGGCAGAAGAAGATATCTTAAGGATATAAACGGCAGTAACGCAATAGTACGTGGCGCTGCGGAACGAAATGCCGTAAACGCACCTATTCAAGGTAGTGCGGCAGATATCATTAAAATTGCCATGATCAACATTCATAAAAAGTTAGAAGAAGGTAATTACAAATCTAAAATGTTACTGCAAGTACATGATGAATTGGTATTCGATATCTACAAACCAGAATTAGAAGAATTGCAAACACTGATTAAATCAGAAATGGAAAATGCATACAAAATAGCAGTTCCTTTAGATGTTGAAGTTGGCTTAGGTGATAATTGGTTGGTAGCCCATTAA
- a CDS encoding T9SS type A sorting domain-containing protein — MKRILIILAFIIFSATQLAAQDVKVFPNPATNVINVLGLKNDKNAVITVSDSYGNQVIFHQWDIKRNSLNIPVFNLEKGLYMITIQSEHQNIKTKFYKQ; from the coding sequence ATGAAAAGGATTTTAATCATTCTAGCTTTTATCATCTTTAGCGCTACCCAATTAGCGGCACAAGATGTTAAAGTTTTTCCTAATCCGGCAACCAACGTTATCAATGTACTTGGTCTAAAAAATGACAAGAATGCCGTTATAACCGTTAGCGATAGCTATGGCAACCAAGTAATCTTTCACCAATGGGACATTAAAAGAAACTCATTGAACATACCTGTTTTTAACCTAGAAAAAGGTTTGTACATGATTACCATACAATCTGAACATCAGAATATAAAAACAAAATTCTACAAGCAATAA
- a CDS encoding DUF5916 domain-containing protein, with protein sequence MMRKCLVTSILYLIISATSFSQTVTTKVQRVYTTQKVNLGETIAIDGLLTDLAWNSVPWASDFTVFDPNNGEKPSQSTKFKITYDEKFLYVGIRCYDSVPSKIEKRLARRDNFSGDWIEINIDSYNDKRTGFSFNVSAAGVKGDEFISQNGDFWDASWNPIWYTATKIDHEGWSAEMKIPFSQLKFGEQKEQIWGLQLNRRFFREEERSLWQPVSLDAPGWVSEFGVLRGLIDIQPQKQLEIQPFLVNQYDAYPSQAGNPFRDGSDYGLNVGLDAKIGLTNDLTLDLTVNPDFGQVDADPGAIALDGFQIFFEERRPFFIENKNIFDFEFADGNDNIFYSRRIGRSPQGFANSTETEFVDQPTNSTILGAAKFSGKTKNGWSLGLLESITGNMYADIENLAGNERSELVEPLTNYIVGRVQKDFNERNSFIGGIFTATNRNIPDNLDFLRSSAYTGGVDFKHSWKNRNYYVEGNIVGSHITGSQQAIERTQNSITHLFQRVDASHVDVDPDRTSLTGSGGKLALGKAGGGNWRYDGGVIWRSPELELNDIGFLRQADEIKQTANVRRLFIKPTNFYRGANLGLSQYSTFDFDGNYNRIQYEFQGFINYKNNWWTEVGAAHKPRIFSNTVLRGGPRWRWSDENFAYLFFGSDSRKKMSFTLGYVNSQAAENNFSLKRYVFRLYYQPFDAFNLSISSEFEENPNKTQYVTETSFDGDARYITGNIDQKTFSTAIRFNYSINPNLSIQYYGEPFISRGTYTDFNYVNNPIAENLSERVTLFSENQISGSADTNNYLIDEDIDGAIDYQIENPNFSYVQFRSNLVLRWEYIPGSEIFLVWSQGVVGTGDPSETLGRNLDRQILGRKKDNTILLKATYRFIL encoded by the coding sequence ATGATGCGTAAATGCTTAGTTACAAGTATTTTATATTTAATAATTTCAGCTACTTCTTTTTCCCAAACAGTTACAACAAAGGTACAAAGAGTATATACTACACAAAAAGTAAATTTAGGTGAGACCATTGCTATTGATGGTTTGCTGACCGATTTGGCTTGGAACAGCGTTCCTTGGGCCAGTGATTTTACCGTATTTGACCCTAATAATGGGGAAAAACCTAGTCAATCAACAAAGTTTAAGATTACATATGATGAAAAATTTCTTTATGTGGGTATTCGTTGTTACGATAGTGTACCTTCTAAGATAGAAAAGAGGCTGGCAAGGCGTGATAATTTTTCGGGTGATTGGATAGAAATTAACATTGATAGCTACAACGATAAAAGAACGGGTTTTTCGTTTAATGTTTCTGCTGCCGGTGTAAAAGGGGATGAATTTATTTCTCAAAATGGCGATTTTTGGGATGCTAGCTGGAATCCTATTTGGTATACTGCTACAAAGATTGATCATGAAGGATGGTCGGCAGAAATGAAAATACCTTTTAGTCAATTAAAATTTGGAGAACAAAAAGAGCAAATTTGGGGGCTTCAATTGAACAGACGTTTTTTTAGGGAAGAAGAACGGTCACTTTGGCAACCTGTGTCATTAGATGCTCCTGGTTGGGTTAGTGAGTTTGGAGTGTTAAGAGGGCTTATTGATATTCAGCCTCAAAAACAGTTGGAAATTCAACCATTTTTGGTAAATCAGTATGATGCTTATCCGTCACAAGCGGGCAACCCTTTTCGTGATGGTAGTGATTATGGTTTAAATGTGGGGTTAGACGCCAAAATAGGTTTGACCAATGATCTTACTCTAGATTTAACGGTTAATCCAGATTTTGGACAAGTAGATGCTGATCCAGGAGCTATTGCATTGGACGGATTTCAAATCTTCTTTGAAGAACGTAGGCCGTTCTTTATTGAAAACAAAAATATTTTCGATTTTGAATTTGCCGATGGTAATGATAATATTTTTTACAGTAGAAGAATTGGTAGAAGTCCACAAGGGTTTGCAAACAGTACTGAAACGGAATTTGTAGATCAACCTACAAATTCAACCATACTGGGTGCCGCAAAATTTTCAGGTAAAACCAAAAATGGATGGTCTTTGGGCTTATTGGAAAGTATTACGGGCAACATGTATGCGGATATAGAGAATCTTGCAGGAAATGAAAGATCAGAACTGGTAGAGCCGCTTACAAATTATATTGTGGGTAGGGTACAAAAGGATTTTAACGAACGTAATTCTTTTATTGGAGGAATATTTACTGCAACGAATAGAAATATTCCTGATAATCTCGATTTTTTAAGAAGTAGTGCCTACACAGGTGGGGTAGATTTTAAACATAGTTGGAAAAACAGAAATTATTATGTTGAAGGAAATATTGTAGGCAGTCATATTACGGGCAGTCAACAAGCTATTGAACGAACACAGAATAGTATTACGCACTTATTTCAAAGGGTAGATGCTAGTCATGTTGATGTAGACCCTGATCGTACCTCTTTAACGGGTAGCGGTGGTAAGTTGGCACTCGGAAAAGCAGGAGGTGGGAATTGGCGATATGATGGCGGAGTTATTTGGAGGTCTCCAGAATTGGAACTCAATGATATTGGATTCTTAAGGCAGGCAGATGAAATTAAGCAAACGGCTAACGTTCGTAGGTTGTTCATAAAGCCTACTAATTTTTATAGAGGTGCAAACTTAGGGTTAAGTCAATACTCTACGTTTGACTTTGATGGAAATTATAATAGAATTCAATATGAATTCCAGGGTTTTATAAACTATAAAAATAATTGGTGGACAGAGGTTGGTGCTGCCCATAAACCCCGTATTTTTTCAAATACCGTTCTTCGTGGCGGACCTCGTTGGCGTTGGTCTGATGAAAACTTCGCTTATCTTTTCTTTGGCTCGGATAGTAGAAAAAAAATGAGCTTTACTTTAGGGTATGTAAATAGCCAGGCGGCAGAAAATAACTTTTCTTTAAAGCGATATGTGTTTAGATTATACTACCAACCTTTTGATGCTTTTAATCTTTCTATCTCTTCTGAGTTTGAAGAAAACCCTAATAAAACGCAATATGTGACGGAAACTAGTTTTGATGGTGATGCAAGGTATATTACCGGTAATATTGATCAGAAAACATTCAGTACTGCTATACGCTTTAATTATAGTATAAATCCAAACTTATCCATTCAATATTATGGTGAGCCTTTTATATCTAGAGGTACATATACCGATTTTAATTATGTAAATAATCCTATTGCTGAGAACTTGAGCGAACGTGTAACGTTATTTTCCGAAAATCAAATATCAGGATCAGCCGACACCAATAATTATTTGATAGATGAAGATATTGATGGTGCCATAGATTATCAAATAGAGAATCCTAACTTTTCGTATGTTCAATTTAGATCAAACCTTGTATTAAGATGGGAATATATACCTGGTTCGGAAATCTTTTTGGTATGGTCTCAAGGTGTTGTGGGTACAGGTGATCCCAGTGAAACATTGGGTAGAAATTTAGATCGACAAATACTAGGGCGGAAAAAGGATAATACAATTTTGCTCAAAGCAACTTACAGGTTTATTCTATAA
- the rplM gene encoding 50S ribosomal protein L13: MDTLSYKTVSANRTTVNKEWLLVDAEGETLGRMASKVAYLLRGKHKPSFTPHVDCGDNVVIINAEKIVLTGNKWSDKSYMRYTGYPGGQRTTSVKQLLDKNPEGILEKAIKGMLPKNRLGAELFRNLKVYAGTEHGQEAQKPTVVNLKDIK, encoded by the coding sequence GTGGATACATTAAGTTATAAGACCGTTTCGGCCAACAGAACAACTGTAAACAAAGAGTGGTTATTGGTAGATGCCGAAGGAGAAACATTAGGACGCATGGCTTCAAAAGTCGCCTATTTGTTAAGAGGAAAGCACAAGCCTAGTTTCACCCCTCATGTTGATTGTGGTGATAATGTTGTTATTATCAACGCAGAGAAAATTGTTCTTACAGGAAACAAGTGGTCTGATAAATCATATATGAGATACACTGGCTACCCAGGTGGACAACGTACTACTAGCGTAAAACAATTGTTGGATAAAAATCCAGAAGGTATTCTTGAAAAAGCAATAAAAGGAATGTTACCTAAAAACAGATTAGGTGCAGAACTTTTTAGAAACCTTAAAGTTTACGCAGGTACGGAGCATGGACAAGAAGCTCAAAAGCCTACTGTTGTTAATTTAAAAGATATTAAATAA
- the rpsI gene encoding 30S ribosomal protein S9 has product MEVIHKIGRRKTAVARVYLSDGNGDITINNKDLSVYFPTATLQYKVKQPFSLTESLDTYDVKVNVYGGGITGQAEAIRLALSRAMCEIDAENRSILKPEGLLTRDPRMVERKKFGQKKARKKFQFSKR; this is encoded by the coding sequence ATGGAAGTAATTCATAAAATTGGTCGTAGAAAGACCGCTGTAGCGAGAGTATATCTTTCTGATGGAAATGGTGACATTACCATTAACAATAAAGATTTAAGCGTATACTTCCCAACTGCAACACTTCAATACAAAGTAAAGCAACCTTTCAGCTTAACTGAAAGCTTAGATACTTACGACGTAAAAGTAAACGTTTACGGTGGTGGTATTACTGGACAAGCAGAAGCTATTCGTCTTGCTTTATCTAGAGCAATGTGTGAGATAGATGCTGAGAACAGATCAATCTTAAAACCAGAAGGTCTATTAACTAGAGACCCAAGAATGGTTGAACGTAAGAAATTCGGTCAGAAGAAAGCACGTAAAAAATTCCAATTCTCGAAACGTTAA